One window of the Streptomyces sp. TS71-3 genome contains the following:
- a CDS encoding bifunctional [glutamine synthetase] adenylyltransferase/[glutamine synthetase]-adenylyl-L-tyrosine phosphorylase, producing the protein MTVPQGRRSSTFTRLLRLGFTDPSSAEGLLASGPLTAAHDDPVLLDALGGAADPDLALRSLARMAEAQPDEAALRELLDTLATAKPLRDRLLGVLGASEALGDHLARHPADWRALATYEQEDLHPGVAEFERGLAEAGNPVELRVAYRRCLLSIAARDVCGTTDVAETAAELADLATATLRAALAMAADQLPDDAAASRLAVIALGKCGGHELNYVSDVDVVYVAEPAEGVDEDKAVQAATRLAALLMRICSETTVEGSIWPVDANLRPEGRNGPLVRTLASHLAYYQRWAKTWEFQALLKARPVAGDEELGAAYMAAVSPLVWGAAERENFVADVQKMRRRIIENIPAGEVERELKLGPGGLRDVEFAVQLLQLVHGRADTTVRSPTTLEALRALAADGYVGRVDAVQLDDAYRFLRSVEHRVQLYRLRRTHLMPEEEADQRRIGRSLGMRTEPITELLRAWRRHTSVVRRLHEKLFYRPLLDAVAQLAPGETRLSTGAARERLVALGYADPGAALRHLEALASGVTRRAAIQRTLLPVLLGWFADSADPDAGLLNFRKVSDALGKTPWYLRLLRDEGAAAENLARVLSAGRLAPDLLMRAPEAVALLGGDQTLTPRGRAQLDQEILAAVGRADSGEHAVTVARAVRRRELFRTAAADLTASYGTEERPVGAEPAELVDLVGDAITDLTAATLAGTLRAVVRWGHLPRPEGSGGWGDELPTRFAVIGMGRFGGHELGYGSDADVIFVHEPREGVGEHEAARAAHTVVEEMRRLLQRPSADPPLLIDTGLRPEGKSGPLVRTLKSYEAYYRRWSLVWESQALLRAQYVAGDEDLARRFLRLVDPLRYPSRGLTEDEVREIRRLKARMESERLPRGADPALHTKLGRGGLSDVEWTVQLMQMRHASTERSLRTPRTRRALTAARDAGLLSERDASILDEAWVLATRVRNAVMLVRGRAGDTFPTEARELGAVARYLGYEPGHVGDMLEDYRRTTRRARGVVEHLFYES; encoded by the coding sequence ATGACGGTGCCGCAAGGGCGCAGGAGCAGCACGTTCACGCGGCTGCTGCGGCTCGGCTTCACCGACCCGTCCTCCGCCGAGGGCCTGCTGGCGTCAGGCCCGCTCACCGCGGCGCACGACGACCCGGTCCTGCTGGACGCGCTCGGCGGCGCGGCCGACCCGGACCTGGCGCTGCGCAGCCTGGCCCGGATGGCCGAGGCGCAGCCGGACGAGGCGGCCCTCCGGGAGCTGCTGGACACCCTGGCCACCGCCAAGCCGCTGCGCGACCGGCTGCTGGGCGTGCTCGGCGCCTCCGAGGCGCTGGGCGACCACCTGGCCAGGCACCCGGCGGACTGGCGGGCGCTGGCCACCTACGAGCAGGAGGACCTGCACCCGGGCGTGGCGGAGTTCGAGCGGGGCCTCGCCGAGGCCGGCAACCCGGTGGAGCTGCGCGTCGCCTACCGGCGCTGCCTGCTGTCCATCGCGGCCCGGGACGTCTGCGGCACCACCGACGTGGCCGAGACCGCCGCCGAGCTGGCCGACCTGGCGACCGCCACGCTGCGTGCCGCGCTCGCCATGGCGGCCGACCAGCTCCCGGACGACGCCGCGGCCAGCCGGCTCGCCGTGATCGCGCTGGGCAAGTGCGGCGGCCACGAGCTGAACTACGTCTCCGACGTCGACGTGGTGTACGTCGCGGAGCCTGCCGAGGGCGTCGACGAGGACAAGGCGGTGCAGGCCGCCACCCGGCTGGCCGCGCTGCTGATGCGGATCTGTTCCGAGACGACCGTCGAGGGCTCGATCTGGCCGGTGGACGCCAACCTGCGCCCCGAGGGGCGCAACGGCCCGCTGGTGCGCACCCTCGCGAGCCATCTCGCCTACTACCAGCGCTGGGCGAAGACATGGGAGTTCCAGGCGCTGCTCAAGGCCCGCCCGGTCGCCGGCGACGAGGAGCTGGGCGCCGCGTACATGGCGGCCGTCTCGCCGCTGGTCTGGGGCGCCGCCGAGCGGGAGAACTTCGTCGCCGACGTGCAGAAGATGCGCCGGCGGATCATCGAGAACATCCCCGCCGGCGAGGTCGAGCGGGAGCTGAAGCTCGGGCCGGGCGGCCTTCGGGACGTCGAGTTCGCCGTGCAGCTCCTCCAGCTCGTGCACGGCCGCGCCGACACCACCGTGCGCAGCCCCACCACGCTGGAGGCCCTCAGGGCGCTGGCCGCGGACGGCTACGTCGGCCGGGTGGACGCCGTGCAGCTCGACGACGCCTACCGCTTCCTGCGCTCCGTCGAGCACCGCGTCCAGCTGTACCGGCTGCGCCGCACCCATCTGATGCCCGAGGAGGAGGCCGACCAGCGGCGCATCGGCCGCTCGCTGGGCATGCGCACGGAGCCCATCACCGAGCTGCTGCGGGCCTGGCGGCGCCACACCTCCGTCGTCCGCCGCCTGCACGAGAAGCTCTTCTACCGTCCGCTGCTGGACGCGGTCGCCCAGCTCGCCCCCGGCGAGACGCGGCTGAGCACCGGTGCGGCCCGGGAGCGCCTGGTCGCGCTCGGGTACGCCGACCCGGGCGCGGCGCTGCGGCACCTGGAGGCGCTGGCGTCCGGGGTGACCCGCAGGGCGGCCATCCAGCGCACGCTGCTGCCGGTGCTGCTCGGCTGGTTCGCGGACTCCGCCGACCCGGACGCCGGGCTGCTGAACTTCCGCAAGGTCTCCGACGCGCTCGGCAAGACGCCCTGGTACCTGCGGCTGCTGCGGGACGAGGGGGCGGCCGCCGAGAACCTCGCCCGGGTGCTCTCCGCGGGCCGGCTCGCGCCCGACCTGCTGATGCGCGCGCCCGAGGCGGTGGCGCTGCTCGGCGGCGACCAGACGCTCACACCGCGCGGGCGTGCCCAGCTCGATCAGGAGATCCTGGCCGCGGTGGGCCGCGCGGACAGCGGTGAGCACGCGGTGACGGTGGCGCGTGCGGTGCGCCGCCGGGAGCTGTTCCGCACCGCCGCGGCCGACCTCACCGCCTCCTACGGCACCGAGGAGCGGCCCGTCGGAGCCGAGCCCGCCGAGCTGGTGGACCTGGTCGGCGACGCCATCACCGACCTCACCGCGGCGACCCTCGCCGGGACGCTGCGCGCGGTGGTGCGCTGGGGGCACCTCCCACGCCCTGAAGGCAGTGGGGGATGGGGCGACGAGCTGCCGACGCGGTTCGCGGTGATCGGCATGGGCCGCTTCGGCGGCCACGAGCTGGGCTACGGCTCCGACGCGGACGTGATCTTCGTGCACGAGCCCCGGGAGGGCGTCGGCGAGCACGAGGCGGCGCGCGCCGCGCACACCGTCGTCGAGGAGATGCGCAGGCTGCTCCAGCGGCCGAGCGCCGACCCGCCGCTGCTGATCGACACCGGCCTGCGCCCCGAGGGGAAGTCCGGCCCGCTGGTGCGCACCCTGAAGTCGTACGAGGCGTACTACCGCCGGTGGTCGCTGGTGTGGGAGTCGCAGGCGCTGCTGCGGGCGCAGTACGTCGCGGGCGACGAGGACCTGGCGCGCCGCTTCCTGCGGCTCGTGGACCCGCTGCGGTACCCCTCGCGGGGCCTCACGGAGGACGAGGTGCGGGAGATCCGGCGGCTGAAGGCACGCATGGAGTCCGAGCGGCTGCCGCGCGGCGCCGACCCCGCCCTGCACACCAAGCTCGGGCGGGGCGGCCTGTCCGACGTCGAGTGGACCGTGCAGCTGATGCAGATGCGGCACGCGAGCACGGAGCGGTCGCTCAGAACGCCCCGGACCCGTCGGGCCCTCACCGCGGCGCGGGACGCCGGACTGCTGTCCGAGCGTGACGCGTCGATACTGGACGAGGCGTGGGTGCTGGCGACACGGGTCCGCAACGCCGTGATGCTGGTACGGGGCCGGGCCGGCGACACGTTCCCCACGGAGGCACGGGAGTTGGGCGCGGTGGCCCGGTACCTCGGGTACGAGCCCGGCCACGTCGGGGACATGCTGGAGGACTACCGCCGCACGACGCGGCGGGCCCGCGGCGTGGTGGAGCACCTCTTCTACGAGTCGTAG
- a CDS encoding pyridoxamine 5'-phosphate oxidase family protein yields MSDPVPHTAPGGPRAAPGAAPEGTLDARYSGPGATPADWAVAQRRLEEAELFWLSSVRPDGRPHATPLMAVWRDGALYFSTGAEERKALNLAGNPQVVLSTGTPVRNEGYDVAVEGEAVRVADLALLRALAADWLRKYGEDWRFEVRDDGAFQGREGPALVFAVEPRTVFGFGKGAFSQTRWRFA; encoded by the coding sequence ATGTCGGACCCAGTACCGCACACCGCACCCGGCGGGCCCCGGGCCGCGCCCGGCGCGGCACCTGAGGGCACGCTCGACGCCCGTTACAGCGGCCCGGGTGCCACCCCCGCCGACTGGGCCGTGGCCCAGCGGCGGCTGGAGGAGGCCGAGCTGTTCTGGCTGTCCAGCGTGCGCCCCGACGGGCGGCCGCACGCCACGCCGCTGATGGCCGTCTGGCGCGACGGCGCGCTGTACTTCTCCACCGGCGCCGAGGAGCGCAAGGCGCTCAATCTCGCCGGGAACCCCCAGGTCGTCCTGTCCACCGGTACACCCGTCCGGAACGAGGGGTACGACGTCGCCGTCGAGGGCGAGGCGGTGCGGGTGGCGGACCTCGCCCTGCTGCGGGCCCTCGCCGCGGACTGGCTTCGCAAGTACGGCGAGGACTGGCGGTTCGAGGTGCGCGACGACGGTGCGTTCCAGGGCCGGGAGGGGCCGGCGCTGGTCTTCGCGGTCGAGCCCCGCACGGTCTTCGGGTTCGGCAAGGGTGCGTTCAGCCAGACGCGGTGGCGGTTCGCCTGA
- a CDS encoding alkaline phosphatase family protein, with protein sequence MSGRSVFRRGRLALVAALALAAGALGLWTGLGEQSTAQAAAGVPTPDHVIIAVMENHAYSQVVGSSSAPYINSLAKGGANLTQSYAETHPSQPNYMAMFSGSTQGITSDACYTPGFSSAPNLASQLIAAGKSWGSYNETLPSQGSTTCNSGDYARKHNPWFGFSNVPTSSAKTFSQFPSDFTQLPQVSYVVPNLCSDMHDCSVATGDTWLKNNLGAYATWAKTHNSLLVVTFDEDNSLSGNRIPTVFYGQQVTPGATSSTRYNHYDLLRTLEDMHGLGYAGNAASGKDITGIWTS encoded by the coding sequence GTGTCCGGCAGATCCGTCTTCCGCCGCGGCCGTCTCGCCCTCGTCGCCGCCCTGGCCCTCGCCGCAGGTGCCCTCGGGCTGTGGACGGGGCTCGGCGAGCAGTCCACGGCGCAGGCCGCCGCGGGCGTGCCCACCCCCGACCACGTGATCATCGCGGTCATGGAGAACCACGCCTACAGCCAGGTCGTCGGCTCCTCCAGCGCCCCGTACATCAACTCCCTGGCCAAGGGCGGCGCCAACCTGACGCAGTCCTACGCCGAGACCCACCCGAGCCAGCCCAACTACATGGCGATGTTCTCCGGGTCCACCCAGGGCATCACCAGCGACGCCTGCTACACCCCCGGCTTCAGCAGCGCGCCCAACCTCGCCTCGCAGCTCATCGCCGCGGGCAAGAGCTGGGGCAGCTACAACGAGACCCTGCCCAGCCAGGGCTCCACGACCTGCAACAGCGGCGACTACGCCCGCAAGCACAACCCGTGGTTCGGCTTCAGCAACGTCCCGACCTCGTCGGCGAAGACGTTCTCGCAGTTCCCGAGCGACTTCACGCAGCTGCCGCAGGTCTCCTACGTGGTGCCGAACCTCTGCAGCGACATGCACGACTGCTCGGTCGCAACCGGTGACACCTGGCTGAAGAACAACCTGGGCGCCTACGCGACCTGGGCCAAGACCCACAACAGCCTGCTCGTGGTCACCTTCGACGAGGACAACTCGCTCAGCGGCAACCGCATCCCGACCGTGTTCTACGGCCAGCAGGTGACGCCGGGTGCCACGTCCTCGACCCGGTACAACCACTACGACCTGCTGCGCACCCTTGAGGACATGCACGGCCTCGGGTACGCCGGCAACGCCGCGTCGGGCAAGGACATCACCGGCATCTGGACGTCCTGA
- a CDS encoding MFS transporter, with translation MYVADSRASGAPSAGSAARVPDRPGRRRAAVAPTVLALGTVSLITDVSSEMVSAILPLYLVVGLGLSPLGFGLLDGVYNGVSALVRLVGGHLADRGTGRHKAVAVLGYGLSALCKPLLLVAHTLPLIGAVLAADRTGKGLRTAPRDAMISLSSEPGTQGRSFGVHRAMDTAGALLGPLTAFLVLRATVDGYDAVFTVSFCVAMVGVLVLVLFVPGKLTGPSAGTVDGVRTAPAEGSPPVRLDGSGPGSGSGSGSGRKGTAEAARPTFRAALALLRRRDIRRIAVCALLLGLATVSDSFIYLLLQRRLGVPDRWFALLPLGTAAAFLLLAVPLGRLADRIGRSRVFLAGHGALLCAYGLLLSDWHGAVLPYAVLLLHGTFYAATDGVLMAAASESVPVALRSSGLALVQTGQAFARFVCSLAFGAAWTAWGDRTALGAATVLLACCVLAVGRTLGRPPAASTRLDAPTSEETPA, from the coding sequence GTGTACGTCGCGGACAGCCGCGCCTCCGGCGCCCCGTCCGCGGGTAGCGCCGCCCGGGTTCCCGATCGGCCCGGGCGGCGCCGCGCCGCGGTCGCCCCCACCGTGCTGGCGCTCGGCACGGTCAGTCTGATCACCGACGTCTCCTCCGAGATGGTCAGCGCGATCCTGCCGCTGTACCTCGTCGTGGGGCTCGGCCTCTCCCCGCTGGGCTTCGGCCTGCTCGACGGCGTGTACAACGGCGTCTCGGCGCTGGTGCGCCTCGTCGGCGGGCACTTGGCGGACCGCGGCACGGGCCGGCACAAGGCGGTGGCCGTGCTGGGCTACGGCCTGTCCGCGCTGTGCAAGCCGCTGCTGCTCGTCGCCCACACCCTGCCGCTGATCGGCGCCGTCCTCGCCGCCGACCGCACCGGCAAGGGCCTGCGCACCGCGCCGCGCGACGCGATGATCTCGCTGTCCAGCGAGCCGGGCACGCAGGGCCGGTCCTTCGGGGTGCACCGCGCCATGGACACCGCCGGCGCCCTGCTCGGCCCGCTCACCGCCTTCCTCGTGCTGCGGGCGACCGTGGACGGCTACGACGCGGTGTTCACGGTGAGCTTCTGCGTCGCGATGGTGGGCGTCCTGGTGCTCGTCCTCTTCGTGCCCGGGAAGCTGACGGGCCCCTCGGCGGGCACGGTGGACGGTGTCCGCACGGCCCCGGCGGAGGGCTCGCCTCCGGTGCGCCTGGACGGCTCCGGCCCCGGTTCCGGTTCCGGCTCCGGCTCTGGCCGGAAGGGGACGGCCGAGGCCGCGCGTCCCACGTTCCGCGCCGCGCTGGCGCTGCTGCGGCGCCGGGACATCCGGCGGATCGCCGTGTGCGCGCTGCTCCTCGGGCTCGCGACCGTCAGCGACTCGTTCATCTACCTGCTGTTGCAGCGCAGGCTCGGCGTGCCCGACCGGTGGTTCGCGCTGCTGCCGCTCGGCACCGCCGCCGCGTTCCTGCTGCTGGCCGTCCCGCTCGGGCGGCTCGCGGACCGGATCGGGCGCAGCCGCGTCTTCCTGGCCGGGCACGGGGCCCTGCTCTGCGCGTACGGCCTCCTGCTGTCGGACTGGCACGGCGCGGTGCTGCCGTACGCGGTCCTGTTGCTGCACGGCACCTTCTACGCCGCCACCGACGGGGTGCTGATGGCCGCCGCGTCCGAGAGCGTGCCCGTCGCGCTGCGCTCGTCCGGCCTCGCGCTGGTGCAGACGGGCCAGGCCTTCGCGCGGTTCGTCTGCTCGCTCGCCTTCGGCGCCGCCTGGACGGCCTGGGGCGACCGCACGGCGCTCGGTGCCGCCACCGTCCTGCTCGCCTGCTGCGTGCTGGCCGTCGGCCGGACGCTGGGACGCCCGCCCGCCGCCTCCACCCGCCTCGATGCCCCCACGTCCGAGGAGACCCCCGCATGA